Within the Candidatus Obscuribacterales bacterium genome, the region GCACCCTGCTGATACAGGGGATGACAGTGAATCTTGCTGGTGCTTGTGGACTCAATGTCTGCAGACCAGGTTGTGGACTCTGGTCTAGGAGATGACGCTTCCTAATCGCTGATTGGCTAAAAAAGATGTCATTCCCGAGGGGAGAACAACCAAGACGGTATGATCTTAGTTGGCTTTGTGCAAGCTTAGTGCCAACGTCATGCCCATGCTGTTTAACTGTGCTGGTTGGCTTAACAGAACTGTTTTGTAAATCCCTATGATTCGTTGACGTTGAATCAGTCTTGATATCTTAACCAAAGGAGGAACCATGATAGAAAAAATCCTACTTGCAGATTCCGGTACTGGCCAAGCGGAGGCCATGCTCAAATCCTTGATGGATCTGCCCATCATTCAAAAAGCCTCTGTGACGGTTCTTCACGTGGTCTCATCCCAGGTGACGGCGGAGGGCATGACGGCTAAATGGGAAGAAGGCGGAAAAGTATTGGCGCGCTGCATCCAGTCGCTGCAGCTAGATCCTGGAAAAACGACGGCTATGCTGCGCGAGGGCGATCCCAAAGACATCGTCTGTCGGGTTGCTGATGAGATCGATGCTGATTTAATCATCATGGGCTCTCGGGGACTGAAGCGCCTTCAGTCTATTTTGGAAAACTCTGTGAGCCAGTACGTCTTCCAGCTTGCAGGCCGTCCGATGCTGTTGGTCAAAGACGATATCTATGTGAAGCGCATCAAGACTATTTTGGTGGCTGTGGATAAATCTGCTGCTGCTCAGGAATGTCTGGATGTGGCGATCGCTCTCCTGCGGGATGTAACCGGCGGGCAGTTGATTTTGGTTCACGCCAACCCTGACTTGACCTCTAAGCTAGATGAGCAGTTATCCAGCCGTGGGGAACAGGATCCAGTCTTAGCACCGGCGATCGCCAAGGCTAAGCAGTATGGCATCAAATATCGCTGTGAAGCACCGGAAGGTAAGCCTGGCCTGCGGATTTGCCAATTGGCAGAATCCTTAAATGCCGATCTCCTGATGCTAGGCTCCCCCGATCGCCGTCCATCGATCGCCAAGGGCCTGCCAGATCTCGATCGCCTCTTAGGTCAGTCTTTGTCAGACTATGTGCGTGTCTATGCCAACTGTCCGGTCATGTTGGTGCGCCATCCCAGCGCCTAGGTGATATGCCCAGCGATTTCTCCAATCTCTTTTCATGCACGGGATCAGGGGAGCCCTCTGGTATATCCCGCCATGGCGGATTGCCTGGATCTGCCATGGTGATCAATTAGGGTCTGATGACCTTGTGGCCTCCCCAACATCCTTTACAAAAGGTGTTGGGGATAAGGAGATCAGGGAGCTTTAAGACCAGAGGACTAAAAGAGAACGATGTCGCTATGGCTGAGCTGAGCATTGTTCGACAGCCGTGCCACAAGGATGCGATCGCCCCGACCACTGCCGTCGGCATCGAAAAAGAGTTGCCCCGTACTGCGGTTATAGAGGAAGCGATCGCTTTCATTTCTAGCAACGCTGCCTAGACGAAACTGTTCGGGACTGAGGACGCCTCGGGATGAGTTTTGCAGTCGGAAGCCCGATCGCGAGATGTAGAGTTGATCGATATCATCGTCGAAATCGGTGATGGCGTCTGCTCTGTGATTGATATTGTTGAGATAGAAGCGATCGCGTCCTGCTCCGCCGGTGAGCGTGTTGCGACCTGGCCCACCGATGAGGATATCGTCCCCGTCCCCGCCGATCAAAACATTATTGCCGATGCTGCCCTCCAGGCGATCGTTGCCATTACCGCCCTCTAGGCGATCGTTGCCGCCACCGCCGATTAAGACATCGTCACCACCGCCACCCTGTAATAGATCATCGGCAATATTACCAAAGAGGCGATCGTTGCCGCCGCCGCCGCGCAGGATGTCGTTGCCCCCTCCCCCAAGGAGAAGGTTGTCGCCTAGGTTGCCGATCATCTGATTGTCTAAGGTATTACCACTGCCGTTGAGAGCAGCGCGTCCTCCCAAGAGCGTCAAATTTTCTTGGTGGTTGCCGAGCCGCCAACTGACCACGGCTTTGACGATGTCAGTACCCTGTCCAGCCTGTTCAACAACGACATCACCGCGACTGCGCACAATATAGATATCGTCACCAGAGCCACCAATCAGGCGGTTTCGCCCAGTGCCGCCGTCTAACACATCATTGCCGCCCCGACTGCGCAGAGTATCGTTGCCGCCATCACCACGCAGAAGGTTGCGATCGCTGTTGCCGTTAATC harbors:
- a CDS encoding universal stress protein; this translates as MIEKILLADSGTGQAEAMLKSLMDLPIIQKASVTVLHVVSSQVTAEGMTAKWEEGGKVLARCIQSLQLDPGKTTAMLREGDPKDIVCRVADEIDADLIIMGSRGLKRLQSILENSVSQYVFQLAGRPMLLVKDDIYVKRIKTILVAVDKSAAAQECLDVAIALLRDVTGGQLILVHANPDLTSKLDEQLSSRGEQDPVLAPAIAKAKQYGIKYRCEAPEGKPGLRICQLAESLNADLLMLGSPDRRPSIAKGLPDLDRLLGQSLSDYVRVYANCPVMLVRHPSA
- a CDS encoding calcium-binding protein; protein product: INGNSDRNLLRGDGGNDTLRSRGGNDVLDGGTGRNRLIGGSGDDIYIVRSRGDVVVEQAGQGTDIVKAVVSWRLGNHQENLTLLGGRAALNGSGNTLDNQMIGNLGDNLLLGGGGNDILRGGGGNDRLFGNIADDLLQGGGGDDVLIGGGGNDRLEGGNGNDRLEGSIGNNVLIGGDGDDILIGGPGRNTLTGGAGRDRFYLNNINHRADAITDFDDDIDQLYISRSGFRLQNSSRGVLSPEQFRLGSVARNESDRFLYNRSTGQLFFDADGSGRGDRILVARLSNNAQLSHSDIVLF